Part of the Pomacea canaliculata isolate SZHN2017 linkage group LG11, ASM307304v1, whole genome shotgun sequence genome is shown below.
aaagcataaatGAGCTAAACACTTGTCTGATGGGATCGAATTCGTGTGAAAAGCTGTGCAATCGTCTGGTGACGATTTGCAACAAgtatacaaaaacattaaagtctGCTAGCTCGAGAAAAGTCTTAAAGTCAGTGCGCGACGCTAGTTACAACCTTCAAATGCGACTAGCGAGGGTCAAATCCCACGCGAGAATTGTTTCCCGCGCAGGAGCAGTATGTCCACGCCCCGAGCTCATCTACGCCAAGCAAACTTTACAGGACAGGATCAAGACTCTGGACTTCAGCACCACCTGGCCATCAGAGGTCGACACGACGGCCTTCATCGAAATGATGGACTTTAAAAATCTTATCCGACAAGTAAAGTGTGAGCTCACACTACAAGAGGAAAGACCTGATGtaagaaaactgtttatttctaaacCTTCTTGTTGGCGTAGTTGTTGGGATAGAGGAGGAGACAAGGATTTATGGCATCTTTCACACAGTTCTTTACTTATGatgatttttctgatttacATATGTGGAAAGTAGGAGAGATATggttttgtcattgtcatactCTTTAAAGGTCACGTTAGGTGACTTTTCATTGGCTGTATTCACTTCAAGAAAATCCATTTTCGTTTTTATACACGCATAGAAATATCGCAGTATATATCTAGAAATATTCACACTGAGATCACTTTAGTCCACAGAGACTCCTAATTAGCCTATGGTCCCATCAATTCTACTGACAACCTCAACACAGCCCTACAATCCTAACATCAGTGTAGCTGACATATTTCTGTTCATGGATTTGTTGTGATGGATAATttgagaaaggaaggaagacatCCACTAAGATTTAGAGAAATTGTATCTTGTATAGCTTGGAGTGagcttaataaaaataactctaataatttaataattagttattagaaaaaaatgacactATAGATGTTTAACAATACCATGTTCTTAAATCTCGCAGGAGATAGAACTCGTTTTCCACATGAAGCGCGGCTGCAGTGTGATGCTCGGGCTGAACCAGAAGTTGGCCGTGTGTCAGGGTCCGCATGGAGGTGTtgtggtgtcacgtgatgctcTGTTGTCCGATGTTTTATATCAGGTAAAACGAATCCTTCACTGCTTTGACACTGCCGTTAAAGCcaacaatgataatgatgacgattgTTGCTGAAAggataaaaaataatgagactGTGTCAAATAGTTATTagtcttcaaaacaaaatgaatactTAAAGTCATGGTGCTTTTATTTTCACCAACACCATATAGCTTCCTTCggtaggattttatttttataaaacttttgaCCCGACTTAAAGGGTGGtataagcaagaaaaacaacagaaaatacagCATTAATTTCTTGATTAGTCTTCTAGAGAAAGCTAAAGCTAACCCAAAGCAAtgcatgtggtatctgtgaACAAGAGCCATTGCTAGTTTGTCAATGAGCTAAATGTAAACAGATTAAATGGTTATCAAACCGTCGAATGAGTTTTTAATTTATGTCAGTATTTGAAGGCTGTGTAACTATTTTATCTCGTTTTCCAGATATCGATAATGGAAATGAGACGAGATTGGAAATCAGATGATATCAAATTTTGTGGAATAACACAAACATATCCCAACGatttaaacattaaacagcGGATGTGTGAGATGGAGGATGTTCAGACAGCAGACTGGCCAGACAACGTTGTAGGTGACATTGTTATTGTCTGATGGTtccgttctctctctttctttttccttccccacactcttttattctgtccctccctctctctctaattaattgttttgttaAGAATAAATGcttgtaaaataaagataatagtGATAAtttcgaagaaaaaaatacagtaatgGCACTTATTTAGCTCTGAGTTGAAGTCATATATAAAAATTTCATGATAGGTattttttatagaaatttagcttaaaaaaaaagaccaaatgCAGTAGCCATTATTCTTGAGCAGAAAAATTAACCACATGTCTATCGCTAACAGCTAAGGCTGTTCcaaaagttttcattttgaCAAGGACTGAGTGAGAGGATTGTTTGACTGAATTTACTTTCATAATTACAGCATGGTCAAGACTACAGTGGCTAAATTTGTAAAGGCTAATTATAATTTCACATTACTTTTCTTTGAAACCACATACTAATTAGACGTCTCATGCCTTTTAGAGATACGTTAATGACAAAATAGAGTTTTGTCGTTAAAATAATAGTCCAATTTGAATAACAGCAAGGCTTCCAACATGTTAGACCAAGAAAGTATTGTGTGGGCAAAGACTGCATTCTCCAAGATGCTTGGCAGTGAAATGGCTCGTCATCCATAGGGGATGAAAAAGttacacaataatttttttcaaaataatttacaataattCCACATTTAAGATTTTGATTAAGATATTAAATTAGCAAAACACACCCTTTgtccattattatttaaaagttatcagtcaaatattaccaacagatgATTTAGATGACGTGCTAGACGGTAAAACTGCTGAACCTGGTGCATAGATGAGAATGTATGTGTTTTGACAAAATTTGTGCTTCAGGATTTAAATGTTGACACATCAAAGGCCATAGGATTGATGATCGACTCCACCGACAGCCTTCACATTTTTCTCCAAGAACGGGACTTGGGCATCGCCTTAAGAAATGTTCAGCGACCTTGCTACGCCGTTTTTGACCTTGGCATCAACGTGACACAGGTGAGATTCAGTCAGGTAAAAAGCTCGGAACAAACTTTAAAGTATCTTAGTAAAGTGTGTAAAAGCTTAATATGTTGTGGACataagagataaaaagatgatCGGATTTCTGTGACAGTTTTGGACAATACCACAGTCTTTGGAAAGTtggaatttcttttaatttttcaatttttttaactgtttttaaatttctttatttaagaTTAAATTGTTTTGAGAAGTAAATGGAGGAGAAAgtgaggaaaaagagagagatgcctGCCACGTTTTCTACGGTATATCAGGCAGCATTTGTAATAAGCAAATAAACTCTTCTCTAACTATAGGTCTTTCTCAGGAAGTTCAGCAAGAAAGAAAGgctatatattttacttttacgaTTTGTAATGTGGGCGAAACGAAATCCAAAGCTGCTGTTCTAAAAGTTCTGTTTTGAGACTCTAATAAGTATATGAGAAAAATTAGGCCCTATAAGCATCACCATTTATGAAGAATTGTACAGAGGTGCACGAACAGGTACCTAGCGGGATATTGAACGCTGCAAACTGAAGAGTGGTCCATTCTTCCCAATGGATTTGGCCTAACATCGATTTGCCTACAGCTAAGGAGCGAGTTGACGACAAATTTCAAAGCTTTGTAGTGATATCGGCATCGCTAAAACGTGCTTGTGGTAGATACATTCTTTATCGTCTGATATCATTTATCATCATATCTTATTTATCACACGAgtagttacatttttttgtcgtttgaattaaatttatggAGCTTCATGTGCATTGTTTCTCTTTGCTGTGCAGGTTCTTGCACTTCCTTCAACTGAAATATCAGAAAACATCAGCCAGGACATGGTTTTGACATGATCTTAGTGGGATATATTTACCTTTGCATTTGCCCTCACCTGTATCTTGCCCTTCACCCATCTCCCTTCATGAGCCTTACATACTAGTGTACATAGAAAGGTGGTGTAAGCCAGTGCAGAAACGGCAACCTAACGCTTTCTTAAGTGTTTGTCGTGAGCAGACATCTGCTTAATACAAGTGCTGAACTCATTGGGTCTACACACCTACCATGACACCTCTAGCCATTCTCTTCACTGAAACGTGTCGACAACAGGTGAAGCACAAACTTTAACGTTTGTTCTTCCTAGGTACATTGAAAGTCGTTGCTGATTTTGGAAGAGAAAGTTCTTCAACCTTGTGAGAATTTCGCACTGTAAAAAAGGGGTGTTCTTGGGGAATGTTggtattgggggggggggcaagaGACGGGAGGAGGGATGTGTAAGGTGTGTGACATAGGTATCTGTTTTATGGCACTGTAGGTGTTGTCTACTCTTGCTAGTGCGCTCTCCACCTGACTTTATATGGGaagaaataacaattttttttagattcAGTTAGAGATAGTATGTGCAGTGGAGGCTGAATGTGGGGacttgaagttttctttaagaaCATTTAGTGTGTTGGataatagttttattaaattttgacaGGGCCTGTGTACAGGCAGATTTAGTGTTGTCTTTGTCTAAGAATGCGCAAATGTTACAGCTGAATGAGGAGTGCGTGTAGAGGTGTACAAGttcagtttgtgtgtgacaTCTTATATACCTTAATATCTCATCAAAAACAATTACATTCATCGCATtgccattttaatttataactttgtgaagtatgtaattttaagTAAACTTATTACTAATATACtatgtcacaaaagtacatctagttttgaattgtaatgaaccAAATGCGgctatttaaattttaaattcatggTACAGAGTGCTTTTAGGCCTTTGTGGTCCGCCGTATTTTTTACctcaggtgcctggccttaattgaagatgaggataataacgatgtcacagtttttacttttaatttcttggaagtctcttttttcccatcagaaaataggtgatgaactggttgtggggatggggggggggggggagggagagggaattAGCACACAGTCGTTTGGTATACAGAAGTTGATACAGTGCAGCAAAAAGCTGGATAATCCAAGATGATTTTCCAAAATGAATAAAACGTATATACAGCAGCTCAGCATGCCAGATCCCAATGAGGAAATGTAGCTACACAATTCTGCCATAATATTCCAGTAAATTCCAGAAAATTCACAGggcacagaaacacagttgtcaCCTCCTTGAAATATGCTAGTATTAGTTTCGTTCTCTCCTCTGCTTTCTACCCCAtctctttctgctgctgctttcttcgATGATGTTATCTGAAGCCTCCATGCACCCATTGTtcttctgtacagcttctgaagataataaaaatggaaaattggcatttgtaaattaaagaaggttaatagcagggcttctgcttacgcaaaaaattgcgtacagtacgcattaaaagttcggaggaccccttcaattttcgtcaatggggtccccttcaaatttgggccaagaacagggaccccttaaaaatctgaagaaggggtccctgggaccccaaagaatttagccttagcagaagccctgttaatAGGTTTACAGATTAAAACAGACTAAAAGAAGTCTCACACCACACATCTTGTTTACGTTCTATGGTGCTTCTGCTTCTTCCCCaagtctttctgttttcaggtgTCTTTAATCAAGTTTCACACATGGAAGCACAATTGATTCTgacaagagttaaaaaaaaatttgaactgTGGAGctagtgatgaaaaatgtcaatttattttatattaaaataagcaCTTCTATCAGCACCTCTCCTTTTTGGTTCAAAATATGCATATAAAACAAATCATCtgtaacttaataataatatatactagtatttatacatcatcacttactgcatATCATGGTCTGCATCTTTGAAAGCCCCTTGAATGCACAGTTTTCTCCTCTTTGGTCTTTACAGTTATAAAACCTTGTCAGTCAAGATTTGCCGCATGATTCTTTTCAGGCAATCCTTTGCATCCGTACCACCCACACAAGAGAGGCTTTTGATCtgcaaatgcattaaaaaacagtaaacacatctgtcaaaaatattcCACGTCATAGGcaagaaagggtgtagtgaaaatatacatggctttgaTTATTTGTGCTCACAAAACACCTAGTTAAGTTTGAACCATTCACAAAACGCCCAACATTTACATGCctacaaaaaacccaaaaccagTAGAACCTTTTTTATGCCAAGAGTCTGCGATATTTGTTCAAACATTTAGTTATTGCATTAGCAGGGTCAGACCACATGATGTTGCTAGCCTGAGACTTGGATGTTCTCACTGCATCCCTGCCTTAAACGAATAGGGAAAATAAAAGctctttcacaaaaagctgacatctaATGTTTCATTCTCCAATAACCATAAAAGTTATGAGGCTGAAACcttttgaaactggatttacaATTTAACTCTCATAATGAATCatgttccaaaatatatgtaagttagattcacaagaactgatcattctcaaatgtATTCCCTACAAAAACATAAGGTTTTCAAAAACGTAAAGCTATGCTGTAAAAATTTACGTAAACTACTACAAATTATCATTTCAATAAAGAATTTAACAATGAAATCTGCTTTACATACAAGTAATTTATGAGTCATCATCAAGGCATCCTTGCAGCTCGAACAGCTCCTGCCAGTGTGCTGGAGCAGGtttgtctttgcttatcagAGCAGTCAAATGATTCAGCATATCTTTTGCTTCCTGCAGAATCAATTTTAAGTCTTCCCTTGTTTGAGAATGTGGCTGGACTAATGCTGCAATAGCATGAATATAGCACAGTGATTGAAAGtggacaattcacttttaaatcCTTTGACTATGGGTGAACAAAGCCTATCAATGGTGGTTGTGAATCAGTTAACACTTGTATAACCAACATCATCTGCGACATCAGATTGTGaaagggaattcacaacaaaatggaATAGGCAAAccaaaaagtaaagaaaataaagccatAATATAAACTTTTCTACATTACCTTCGTTAGACACTCCCTGGATACTGCCTTCTAATGCTGCA
Proteins encoded:
- the LOC112576019 gene encoding E3 ubiquitin-protein ligase TRIM33-like codes for the protein METVSCEPPDTECSVCHNNFVEPKILFCGHLLCRECIVSIIKSKNQSNCPLCINPIASQEALKSQSPESIADSLPTDFVMDALVLSVDLKTQRPVCCGCRREEADSICLQCREMLCPACTNVHKNFSMSRSHEVKSLGSVTAESLAASRIPLCVCQGDKMMFYCANHGFAVCGSCALKTHKSCPEMSDLDTEMNAAKEAVKDLNETLSSAEKKMEKSINELNTCLMGSNSCEKLCNRLVTICNKYTKTLKSASSRKVLKSVRDASYNLQMRLARVKSHARIVSRAGAVCPRPELIYAKQTLQDRIKTLDFSTTWPSEVDTTAFIEMMDFKNLIRQVKCELTLQEERPDEIELVFHMKRGCSVMLGLNQKLAVCQGPHGGVVVSRDALLSDVLYQISIMEMRRDWKSDDIKFCGITQTYPNDLNIKQRMCEMEDVQTADWPDNVDLNVDTSKAIGLMIDSTDSLHIFLQERDLGIALRNVQRPCYAVFDLGINVTQVLALPSTEISENISQDMVLT